One genomic segment of Mycobacteriales bacterium includes these proteins:
- a CDS encoding acyl-CoA dehydrogenase family protein, with amino-acid sequence MFEWSEDQLMIRDAVRQFVEKEIKPNLEELEHGSTPPYDVLRKLYKTFGLDEMARAGFARRIAAEKGAAAGETGGERAGGGGDGGASFMIPIIELCHYCPGMVTAMGVSVGLAAGAIMSRGTTRQKERWALDLQTLDKIGAWAITEPGSGSDAFGSMQSRAVRAGDGYVLNGSKTFITNGPYADTIVFICKLDEGNDPKDRKILSFVLDRGMPGLEQSKPLRKMGLHSSPTGELFLSDVRVEADRLLGETEDRPYREGAKDAFTTERSGVAAMALGIVEQCLSLCVDYARTRMQFGRPIGDFQLIQLKLAEMEVARVNIQNLVFRHIEMQKAGRRMSLSEASAMKLYSARAAVSVSMDAVQLFGGNGYMAEFQVEQLARDAKVLEIYAGTNEIQISEIARSLLKV; translated from the coding sequence ATGTTCGAGTGGAGCGAAGACCAGCTGATGATCCGCGACGCCGTCCGGCAGTTCGTGGAGAAGGAGATCAAGCCGAATCTCGAGGAGCTCGAGCACGGCAGCACCCCGCCCTACGACGTCCTGCGCAAGCTCTACAAGACGTTCGGGCTCGACGAGATGGCCCGGGCGGGCTTCGCCAGGCGCATCGCCGCCGAGAAGGGCGCCGCGGCCGGCGAAACCGGCGGCGAGCGTGCAGGCGGCGGTGGTGACGGCGGCGCGTCGTTCATGATCCCGATCATCGAGCTGTGCCACTACTGCCCGGGCATGGTCACCGCGATGGGCGTCAGCGTCGGCCTCGCCGCCGGCGCGATCATGTCGCGCGGCACCACCCGGCAGAAGGAGCGCTGGGCGCTCGACCTGCAGACGCTCGACAAGATCGGCGCCTGGGCGATCACCGAGCCGGGCTCGGGCTCCGACGCGTTCGGCTCGATGCAGTCGCGGGCGGTGCGCGCCGGCGACGGCTACGTGCTCAACGGGTCGAAGACGTTCATCACCAATGGCCCCTACGCCGACACGATCGTCTTCATCTGCAAGCTCGACGAGGGCAACGACCCCAAGGACCGCAAGATCCTGTCGTTCGTGCTCGACCGCGGGATGCCCGGCCTGGAGCAGTCGAAGCCGCTGCGCAAGATGGGGCTGCACTCCTCGCCGACCGGCGAGCTGTTCCTGTCCGACGTACGGGTCGAGGCCGACCGCCTGCTCGGCGAGACCGAGGACCGGCCCTACCGCGAGGGCGCCAAGGACGCGTTCACCACCGAACGCAGCGGCGTGGCCGCGATGGCGCTCGGCATCGTCGAGCAGTGCCTGTCACTGTGCGTCGACTACGCCCGCACCCGCATGCAGTTCGGCCGCCCGATCGGCGACTTCCAGCTGATCCAGCTCAAGCTGGCCGAGATGGAGGTCGCCCGCGTCAACATCCAGAACCTCGTCTTCCGGCACATCGAGATGCAGAAGGCCGGGCGCCGGATGTCGCTGTCCGAGGCGTCGGCGATGAAGCTCTACTCCGCCCGGGCGGCGGTCAGCGTCTCGATGGACGCGGTGCAGCTGTTCGGCGGCAACGGCTACATGGCGGAGTTCCAGGTCGAGCAGCTCGCCCGCGACGCGAAGGTGCTCGAGATCTACGCCGGCACCAACGAGATCCAGATCAGCGAGATCGCCCGCAGCCTGCTGAAGGTCTGA
- a CDS encoding alpha-ketoglutarate-dependent dioxygenase AlkB, protein MTAVSSAGLTPLAGCLQRRALDAGSWVDLARGWLPDPDGLYADLAGSLDWRQGRVWLYDHYREENRLAAGCSPAAHPVVLAVHKALRRHYGVDFMGVGLSWYRDGREAMGAHRDTDLRHCEETLIAILTLGARRPWTLTPRSTPRTPGRRPAADLAPPAGDLLVMGGRAQVDWLHGVPPAPAAREGRISLQWRWTSGRGRPERGGGSRAPRRFGSGR, encoded by the coding sequence ATGACCGCCGTCTCGAGCGCGGGGCTGACGCCGCTGGCCGGCTGCCTGCAGCGCCGCGCGCTCGACGCGGGGTCATGGGTCGACCTCGCGCGGGGCTGGTTGCCTGACCCCGACGGCCTGTACGCCGACCTGGCCGGGTCGCTCGACTGGCGGCAAGGCCGCGTCTGGCTCTACGACCACTACCGCGAGGAGAACCGCCTGGCCGCGGGCTGCTCCCCCGCCGCGCACCCGGTCGTGCTCGCCGTCCACAAGGCACTACGGCGGCACTACGGCGTCGACTTCATGGGCGTGGGGCTGTCCTGGTACCGCGACGGGCGCGAAGCGATGGGGGCGCACCGCGACACCGACCTGCGGCACTGCGAGGAGACGCTGATCGCGATCCTCACACTCGGCGCACGACGGCCCTGGACGCTCACCCCACGGTCGACCCCGCGCACGCCCGGCCGGCGGCCGGCGGCCGACCTGGCGCCGCCCGCCGGCGACCTGCTGGTCATGGGCGGCCGGGCCCAGGTCGACTGGCTGCACGGCGTGCCTCCCGCGCCGGCAGCGCGCGAGGGGCGGATCAGCCTCCAGTGGCGCTGGACGTCCGGGCGTGGGCGGCCCGAACGCGGGGGTGGCTCACGCGCCCCGCGACGCTTCGGCAGCGGTCGCTAG
- a CDS encoding DUF488 domain-containing protein yields MAPALLTFGHGTASQDEIVGLLRGAGVARLVDVRRYPGSRAHPHVARDAMAQWLPEAGVGYRSEPRLGGRRRLPPDSPDVWWEVAAFRAYAAHMRTPEFLSAADDLLAEAATTPTAVMCSETVWWRCHRRLIADFVTLARGGEVLHLGHDGRLSGHPPAAGARVVDGLLVYDVGSAPRS; encoded by the coding sequence GTGGCACCAGCGCTGCTGACGTTCGGGCACGGCACGGCGTCGCAGGACGAGATCGTCGGCCTGCTGCGCGGCGCCGGGGTCGCCCGGCTCGTCGACGTACGCCGCTACCCCGGCAGCCGCGCGCACCCGCACGTCGCCCGGGACGCGATGGCGCAGTGGCTGCCCGAAGCGGGCGTCGGCTACCGGTCCGAGCCGAGGCTCGGCGGGCGGCGACGGCTGCCGCCGGACTCGCCGGACGTGTGGTGGGAGGTCGCGGCCTTCCGGGCCTACGCGGCGCACATGCGCACGCCGGAGTTCCTGTCGGCGGCCGATGACCTGCTGGCCGAAGCGGCCACGACTCCGACCGCGGTGATGTGCAGCGAGACCGTGTGGTGGCGCTGCCACCGGCGGCTGATCGCCGACTTCGTGACGCTCGCCCGGGGTGGCGAGGTGCTGCACCTGGGTCACGACGGCCGGCTGTCGGGCCACCCGCCGGCAGCGGGCGCACGGGTCGTCGACGGCCTGCTGGTCTACGACGTAGGGTCGGCTCCCCGATCTTGA
- a CDS encoding SDR family oxidoreductase — translation MSDGPLDGYTAIVSGGGTGIGAACAQRLAADGATVVICGRTEQRLVDAAAAIPGSVHPVVADVTDEESVRALVARTLELTGRVDAVVANAGGGGALVPLHQQETAEFVRVLHLNVLGTFLLLKHTVEALAASDRGSFVGMSSIAGGLTHRYFGAYGVGKAGIEMLMRDAADEYGPSGVRFNAVRPGFTDTELMSVLPRDSDVFRSYLDNTPLGGISAAADVADLVRFLVGPESGRVTGQVIGVDGGHGLRAGPDFSQYVPPDPLTRPGAPA, via the coding sequence GTGTCCGACGGGCCGCTCGACGGCTACACCGCGATCGTCTCCGGCGGCGGCACCGGCATCGGCGCCGCCTGCGCGCAGCGGCTGGCCGCCGACGGCGCGACCGTCGTCATCTGCGGGCGCACCGAGCAGCGGCTGGTCGACGCCGCGGCTGCGATACCGGGCAGCGTGCACCCGGTGGTCGCCGACGTCACCGACGAGGAGTCGGTGCGCGCGCTGGTGGCGCGGACGCTGGAGCTGACCGGGCGCGTCGACGCGGTCGTCGCCAACGCCGGCGGCGGCGGGGCGCTGGTGCCGCTGCACCAGCAGGAGACTGCGGAGTTCGTGCGGGTGCTGCACCTCAACGTGCTCGGCACGTTCCTGCTGCTCAAGCACACGGTCGAGGCGCTGGCCGCGTCGGACCGCGGGTCTTTCGTGGGCATGTCGTCGATCGCCGGTGGGCTGACCCACCGCTACTTCGGCGCCTACGGCGTCGGCAAGGCCGGCATCGAGATGCTGATGCGCGACGCGGCCGACGAGTACGGCCCGTCCGGGGTGCGGTTCAACGCCGTACGCCCCGGCTTCACCGACACCGAGCTGATGTCCGTGCTGCCGCGCGACTCCGACGTGTTCCGCAGCTACCTCGACAACACCCCGCTCGGCGGCATCAGCGCCGCCGCCGACGTGGCCGACCTGGTGCGCTTCCTCGTCGGGCCGGAGTCGGGACGCGTCACCGGCCAGGTGATCGGTGTCGACGGCGGCCACGGGCTGCGCGCGGGCCCCGACTTCTCGCAGTACGTGCCGCCCGACCCGCTGACCCGACCGGGAGCCCCCGCATGA
- a CDS encoding haloalkane dehalogenase: MKALRTPDERFTALPGYDFAPHYAEVPDGEGGALRVHYLDEGSGPTVLLMHGEPSWCYLYRTMIPVLVDAGFRCVAPDLVGFGRSDKPTEQSDYTYARHVGWMTALLCDRLDLRGATFFGQDWGGLVGLRMVAENPDRFDRVVVGNTGLPTGEGRMTEAFLAWQRFAAETPDFPVGGIVSGGVASKMAPEVIAAYDAPFPDNSYKAGARIFPSLVPTSPDDPASAANQAAWEVFRRWDKPLLTAFSDGDPITRGGEGIFQREVPGAAGRAHVTIEGGGHFLQEDQGPELAQVIAEFVRST, encoded by the coding sequence ATGAAAGCCCTGCGTACGCCGGACGAGCGGTTCACCGCCCTGCCGGGCTACGACTTCGCCCCGCACTACGCCGAGGTCCCCGACGGCGAGGGCGGCGCGCTGCGCGTGCACTACCTCGACGAGGGGTCCGGCCCCACCGTGCTGCTCATGCACGGCGAGCCGTCGTGGTGCTACCTCTACCGCACGATGATTCCCGTGCTGGTCGACGCCGGTTTCCGTTGCGTGGCACCGGATCTGGTCGGTTTCGGCCGGTCCGACAAGCCGACCGAGCAGAGCGACTACACCTACGCGCGGCACGTCGGCTGGATGACCGCGCTGCTGTGCGACCGGCTCGACCTGCGTGGCGCGACGTTCTTCGGGCAGGACTGGGGCGGCCTGGTCGGGCTGCGGATGGTCGCGGAGAACCCGGACCGGTTCGACCGGGTGGTGGTCGGCAACACCGGGCTGCCGACCGGTGAGGGCCGGATGACCGAGGCGTTCCTCGCCTGGCAGCGGTTCGCCGCCGAGACGCCCGACTTCCCGGTCGGCGGCATCGTCTCCGGCGGGGTCGCGTCGAAGATGGCGCCCGAGGTGATCGCGGCCTACGACGCGCCGTTCCCCGACAACTCCTACAAGGCGGGTGCGCGGATCTTCCCGTCGCTCGTGCCGACCTCGCCCGACGACCCGGCCTCGGCCGCCAACCAGGCGGCGTGGGAGGTCTTCCGCCGGTGGGACAAGCCGCTGCTCACGGCGTTCAGCGACGGCGACCCGATCACGCGCGGCGGGGAAGGCATCTTCCAGCGGGAGGTACCGGGAGCGGCCGGGCGAGCGCACGTGACGATCGAAGGCGGCGGCCACTTCCTGCAGGAGGACCAGGGCCCCGAGCTCGCGCAGGTGATCGCGGAGTTCGTCCGGTCGACCTGA
- a CDS encoding DinB family protein, translating to MVEELQDPRRIHPPFVAGEREMLESWLEFHRVTLLLKCEGLDDAGRKARPVPTSKLSLHGLVRHMGLVELGWFRRTLLGETGLAVPAWYDRTAEDGELVPLDDADWEADLAFWQDACRLSREAAAQRDLDDTGVRDGEPCSLRWIYVHMIEEYARHNGHADLIRELVDGAVGD from the coding sequence ATGGTCGAGGAGCTGCAGGACCCGCGAAGGATTCATCCGCCGTTCGTGGCCGGCGAGCGGGAGATGCTGGAGTCGTGGCTGGAGTTCCACCGCGTCACGCTCCTGCTCAAGTGCGAGGGGCTCGACGACGCCGGGCGCAAGGCCCGGCCGGTCCCGACGTCGAAGCTGTCCCTGCACGGTCTGGTGCGGCACATGGGCCTCGTCGAGCTCGGCTGGTTCCGCCGCACGCTGCTCGGCGAGACCGGCCTGGCGGTGCCCGCGTGGTACGACCGAACGGCCGAGGACGGCGAGCTGGTGCCGCTCGACGACGCCGACTGGGAAGCCGACCTCGCGTTCTGGCAGGACGCCTGCCGGCTCAGCCGGGAAGCGGCCGCGCAGAGAGACCTCGACGACACCGGGGTGCGTGACGGCGAGCCGTGCTCGCTGCGCTGGATCTACGTGCACATGATCGAGGAGTACGCCCGGCACAACGGGCACGCCGACCTCATCCGCGAGTTGGTCGACGGCGCGGTCGGCGACTGA